A segment of the Physeter macrocephalus isolate SW-GA unplaced genomic scaffold, ASM283717v5 random_191, whole genome shotgun sequence genome:
CTCCTCTGGGACTCTGTGTGGTCTTATTCTGGTCTGTTTccaatgtgttcttttttttttttttttttttttttactgagctGTAATTCACTACCACACAATTCACCCGTTTAAAGTGGATAATTCGGTGGTTTTTCGTTTATTCACAGACTTGTGCAACCATCGCCAcagttaattttagaacattttcatttcctcaaaGAGAAACCCTGcacccattagtagtcactctaTTTCCCTTGACTCTTCCTTGCCTAGGTAACTGctagtctgctttctgtcactgtagatttgcctatattggacattttatataaatggaatcatacagtatgtggtcgtTTGTGGCTGGGTCTtaacacttagcataatatttttgatgtTGATCCACGTTCCATTACGTTCTTAACATGAACAGATCTCCTTCCCCAAGCCCAGTTTTTGGAGCTTGGACAGGAGGTCATTGCAGTGTTCACCTCTTCCTGGTATTGGGGGGTCCTCTAGGAGACCTTTTGCTGGTGAGCCAGTTGGGGTGTGAGGAGAGCTGCTCGCTTTCCTGTTTGGCCCTGCCTTGTTCTCTGGTCCCTTGGCCCCCTTTGCCCTGGCCCTTCAGGACTTCTCTTGTCAGGCAGCTCAGTTTCCATGGCAGATGTAGCCACTGTGCTTGGCCCCAGAGAGTTTCCCTCTGATCCCAAGTTCTGCCCAGTTCAGCGGGAGCTAAATAAACCCTCGGGGGTTCTTCTTTCAGAGTCAGGAACCATTGCCAGATGACGACGAGGAGTTTGAGCTCCCAGAGTTTGTGGAGCCCTTCTTGAAAGACACACCCCTCTACACGGACAATACAGCCAATGGCATTGCCCTGCTTTGGGCCCCACGGCCCTTCAACCTACGCTCTGGTCGCACCCGCCGGGCCCTAGACATTCCCCTTGTCAAGAACTGGTAAGGCTTCTACCTGGGGGGATGGTAGTGGATGTACAGGAGGAAAGACTCCAGCTGGGTGGGCACACAGCCTTTAACAGAGCGGCTGGAAGGAGAGATGGGCCAAGCTCTGGTGGGCTTGTTTTTTCAGGTATCGGGAGCATTGTCCTGCTGGGCAGCCTGTGAAAGTGAGGGTCTCCTACCAGAAGCTGCTTAAGTACTATGTGCTGAATGCCCTGAAGCACCGGCCCCCTAAAGCACAAAAGAAGAGGTGAGGTGCCCTAGGGCCCCTACTCAGACTTTTTCCGTTCCAGAGATAATCAGGAGTCTAACTCTCACTCCTTATTCCCACCCCAGGTATCTGTTCCGTTCCTTCAAAGCCACCAAATTCTTTCAGTCTACAAAGCTGgactgggtggaggtggggctacAGGTTTGCCGCCAGGGCTACAACATGCTCAACCTTCTCATTCACCGTAAAAACCTCAACTATCTGCACCTGGACTACAACTTCAACCTCAAGCCTGTCAAGACGCTCACCACCAAGGTACCTGCGTTGGACCTTAGGGGTCTCCTGGGCTGAGGGATAGACTGGCTTTGAGCTGGCCTCTAAGGAGGGCATACATCCAGTCCAGACTGTCGCTGACTAACGTTGTTTCCGTCCTTGGCCTCTTTTCCAGGAACGAAAGAAATCTCGTTTTGGGAATGCTTTCCATCTGTGTCGAGAGGTTCTGCGCTTAACTAAGCTGGTGGTGGACAGTCATGTGCAGTATCGGTTGGGCAATGTGGATGCCTTCCAGGTGAGGCTAGGCATGCCCAGTCCTGGCTCCAGGTGGGGAAGCTGAGTGAAGCCTGGGCTGATCGTGGATCTGGCTCTAGCTTAAAGCCTGATGGGGCAATTGTGTTGCAGCTGGCAGATGGGTTGCAGTATATCTTTGCCCACGTGGGGCAGCTGACGGGCATGTACCGGTACAAATATAAGCTGATGCGGCAGATTCGCATGTGCAAGGACCTGAAGCATCTCATCTATTACCGCTTCAACACGGTAGGACCCTGCCCTCGTATATTCATGTTCTTAGATCCATCTTAATTTTTACATCTAGTCAGGACTCTTCCCAGGTACCTGTTTGGAGAGAGGCTCTGAGTGTTTCATTACTGCCCTCATCTTGTGAATCTCAACACTTCCCCTCAAAGCCCACTTTTAGGTCTAAATAGAGAATCTCAGTGACTGGTTTCTTCGTTTACTCCATTTTAGATATGGAGGTCTCAGagttttcccattttttcccttaACTGCCACACATGTGCTCTTTGCCCCACCTCTGCCCAATTTTCTGTTGTTGTCTGAATGAATTGCTAACTTGTATTCTTGACTTCTGCTTGGAATCCTAGGGCCCTGTAGGGAAGGGCCCTGGCTGTGGTTTCTGGGCTGCTGGCTGGCGGGTCTGGCTGTTCTTCATGCGTGGCATCACCCCTTTGCTGGAGCGATGGCTGGGTAACCTCCTGGCCCGGCAGTTTGAAGGTAAGTGGTTTTTTCCGTGTCCACCTTCTCCCATTATCACTTCAAGGGTAGATCATGTGTGTTCCTGTTGTCCTTTGTCCTTGTTCAAGACTGAGAATCCCTTCCTGTTGGATTGCCTCTAAGACCCAGTCTCCAATGAGTCTGACCTCGTATTCTGGGTCTTGGGCTTCGCTTTGGGGCCTTGAGGCTATCGAGCATTTACAGGATGGAAATTCCTCAGAAGCGTAGTTCTGAATATCTGACGTATCTTGTCTTGCATATGCTGGGCTTTGTTTGTGCTTACTGATTTCATTATAACCATGGTAAGCAACGCCATGAAGGTGGAGACACTTATTAGGAGCAACAAATCTTGCTTTTACTTACTTTCACTTCTAGGCCGACACTCAAAGGGGGTGGCAAAGACCGTAACAAAGCAGCGAGTGGAGTCACATTTTGACCTTGAGCTTCGGGCAGCTGTGATGCATGACATTCTGGACATGATGCCTGAGGGGATCAAACAGAACAAGGCCCGGACAATCCTGCAGCACCTCAGTGAAGCCTGGCGCTGCTGGAAGGCCAATATTCCCTGGAAGGTGGGTGTCTCCCCAGCTCCGAGGAGGCATAGACATCATCTTCCTGGGCTCAGGATTACCACTTCTGGAATGTCTTAGGGGGCCATGTGGCTCCCATCACTCTCTCATTGTGCCTTTTGCACTTCTAGGTCCCTGGTTTGCCAACACCTATAGAGAATATGATCCTCCGATACGTGAAGGCCAAGGCTGACTGGTGGACCAACACTGCTCACTACAACCGAGAACGGATCCGCCGTGGGGCCACTGTAGACAAGACTGTTTGCAAAAAGAACCTGGGACGCCTCACTCGGCTCTACCTGAAGGCAGAACAAGAGCGGCAGCACAACTACCTAAAGGTTGGGCAGAGTAGGCTGGGCTTGGTGtgtgggggtgggcaggagggtggACTGCAAAGCTGGGACCATACCTTGCCCTGGTGGGATTGGGCTATGGTGGGAAGCTAATTCTCATGTCCACCTTGCAGGACGGGCCTTACATCACAGCAGAAGAAGCGGTGGCAGTGTATACCACCACTGTGCATTGGCTGGAAAGCCGTAGGTTCTCACCCATCCCGTTCCCCCCACTCTCCTACAAGCACGACACCAAGTTGCTCATCTTGGCCTTGGAGCGGCTCAAGGAAGCTTACAGGTGAGAAGTAGAGTAGACAGGCTCCTGTGGGGAGGTGACGGGGGCAGAATGGCATCATCGTCAGAGTCCAAAGAAAGAAGGCCTTTCTGGGGATGGCTTCCTCTTGGTTTTCCCTTTCACCTTTACTCTTGCCTTGTCAGTGTGAAGTCTCGGTTAAACCAGTCACAGAGGGAGGAGCTAGGTCTGATCGAGCAAGCCTATGACAACCCCCACGAGGCATTGTCCCGCATCAAGCGTCACCTCCTCACACAGAGAGCCTTTAAAGAAGTGAGTCACATGCCCCCCGCATTTTCCTTTGGCTTTGTGATTCATTCATGGCACCCAGGGTAGCAGATTGCCTCAGATGATTGGTGGGTTGGTGTGAGCCAGCTTCCTTGTCCCACAGGTGGGCATTGAGTTCATGGATCTCTATAGCCACCTGGTGCCAGTGTATGATGTGGAGCCACTGGAGAAGATAACTGATGCCTACCTGGACCAGTACCTGTGGTATGAAGCTGACAAGCGCCGCCTTTTCCCACCCTGGATCAAGCCTGCTGACACAGAACCACCTCCTCTGCTTGTTTACAAGTGGTGCCAAGGTAAAACTTTTCTGGGATTGCCCTTGAGGAAGGGAGATGAATTAAGTTCTGTGTGAAAATTCTCATCCAGTCAGCATAATTAGTTTACTCTCTTGGTGCATGGTACCAAGGAAATGGTGTTGATGTTACGTCGAGCACAGCTGACTTTCCTAGCAATACAGATGAATGAGTAGAGTGGTTGTGTGATTGGGTTACGCATGTGGTAGCTCCTGTAGGCACTAGTTCTGAAAGGGAATTTCTAACCTGCTGGAGACCTGTGTTTCCTACCCCTCAGGCATCAATAACCTGCAGGACGTGTGGGAGACAAGTGAGGGCgagtgcaacgtcatgctggagTCAAGGTTTGAGAAGATGTATGAGAAGATAGATTTGACCCTGCTTAATCGGCTGCTGCGCCTCATCGTAGACCACAACATAGCCGACTACATGACAGCCAAGAACAATGTTGTCATCAACTACAAGGTGTGTCCTGGGGGCAGGGTGGCAAggaattgggggaggggtggttgtCTGGCCCACTGAGTTGGGATTTGCTGGGGGGAGGGCAAAAGAGGATGGGCCCCGAGAAGCCTGGGACTTGGCCGTGGTTAAGAGTTATCTTTCTTTCTAGGACATGAACCATACGAATTCATATGGGATCATCAGAGGCCTGCAGTTTGCTTCATTCATCGTACAGTACTATGGCTTGGTTATGGATTTGCTTGTGTTGGGATTGCACCGGGCCAGTGAGATGGCTGGGCCCCCTCAGATGCCAAACGATTTTCTCAGTTTCCAAGACATAGCCACTGAGGCTGCCCACCCCATCCGTCTCTTCTGCAGATACATCGATCGCATCCATATTTTTTTCAGGTGAGGGCTTGCCTGGATTCTTATCCTTGCAGGGTGTTGAGGTATATGCCCAGCTTCTGGAAGCAACTCTTGTACCTTAGCTGACTTCCTGCTGGGTTGGAGCTCTAAAATGGGATGAAGTCCTGTGAGTAGGGTGCAGGTTGGGGGTGGCCCCCGTCTGTGGAGCTGTCGGCCTCATGAGATCCCAGTGTACTTGGCCCTCAGCAGCACACCTTGTCTGGTGTAGGTTCACAGCAGATGAGGCTCGGGACCTGATCCAGCGTTACCTGACAGAGCACCCTGACCCCAACAATGAAAACATCGTTGGCTATAATAACAAGAAATGCTGGCCCCGAGACGCCCGCATGCGCCTCATGAAGCATGATGTCAACTTGTGAGTCTAAGTTGGGGCCGGGGGAGCTGGAATCAACCTGAGGGACCCAGAGGACAATTAGAGGGAATTTATAAGGTGGTGTCCTGGGTGGGAGGGTGTGCTCTGTTGGGATATCATCAGTCTGGCCTTCGAAGGGAAGTTCCTTTTAGGAGACCGATGTGACCCTATGTTCTCTGTGGGCAGGGGTCGGGCAGTGTTCTGGGACATCAAGAACCGTCTGCCACGCTCAGTGACTACAGTTCAGTGGGAGAACAGCTTCGTGTCCGTGTACAGTAAGGACAACCCCAACCTGCTGTTCAACATGTGTGGTTTTGAGTGCCGCATCCTGCCTAAATGCCGCACCAGCTATGAGGAATTCACCCACAAGGATGGGGTCTGGAACCTACAGAATGAGGTACAGCCTGGAGCGGGACCGGGGGTAGTAGGAGTAGCATCACCATGCCTGTACATCCTGCGTGGGTGGGGGTGAGGTATACTGCGCACCTTTTCATTGTCAGTCGGTTGAGCTCTGTTGGGAGGGTAGAGCTCAGTGGTGGTTCGTGTTCCTGTGGCAGTTCCAGAGATAGTTAACCTTGACCTTATGGTTTAGGTTACTAAGGAGCGAACAGCTCAGTGTTTCCTGCGTGTGGATGATGAGTCGATGCAGCGCTTCCACAACCGTGTGCGTCAAATTCTGATGGCCTCTGGCTCCACCACCTTCACCAAGGTACATACAGCAGTAGTGTTCTTTGTCTGTCTCACATCCCTTTCAGTTCTTCCCTCCtttgctctcctttcttcccaACTGTGTCTAGTGTACTAGTCTCCATTCTTTATGGTACAGCAGCTTAGAGTGTCAAATCACCTCACAGTTGTTTCTTGAGAATTCTCTGTAGGAAATCTACAGCTTACTTCTGTGTAGTTGTGATGATTCTAAGTTAAGGTAAGGGTagaaattggatttttaaatttgaacAAAAGTCACTATTTTTGCATCGTCCCCAGGCTTGTTATCCAGGTCATACAGTTCATCTTTTGACCCGTAACATAATGTGCCTGTTAAAAAGCAAGTTTAATGAGTTATATCTCAGTGTTTATTTCCCCTTCAGTTGTTTCCAAAGGCCCAGCCGAAGGCAGCTGGAATTGAAAAAGAGTAATTTGAGGATTTGTTAACTGTGTGTGCTTAAGTTTCTGCAAGGTTTAAAAAGTCGCCTTGCTCTTTTCTGCTGCCTTCCCGTTCCACTAATGGTGCACATGAATGTCCTGGCTGATACTCTCAAGAGCATCAGTAATGCCAAAAAGAGAGGGAAGTGCTAGGTTGTTATTAGGTTGTGTTCCAAAGTCACTGTCCAGTTTCTAACTGTAATAATGAGGCAGGGTTACACTGGTGAATTTGAAATCATTGATGATCACAGAGCGGGCAAAACTGAATTTCACAGGCAAGTTAAACAAGTGTAGTGATGTGATCAGCCCCAGATGTGCTGCACAACTCAgagatctagaaaaatggcagaatATTCTGCTCTTGCCCCATCAGTTTGGTTTCATTG
Coding sequences within it:
- the PRPF8 gene encoding pre-mRNA-processing-splicing factor 8, giving the protein MAGVFPYRGPGNPVPGPLAPLPDYMSEEKLQEKARKWQQLQAKRYAEKRKFGFVDAQKEDMPPEHVRKIIRDHGDMTNRKFRHDKRVYLGALKYMPHAVLKLLENMPMPWEQIRDVPVLYHITGAISFVNEIPWVIEPVYISQWGSMWIMMRREKRDRRHFKRMRFPPFDDEEPPLDYADNILDVEPLEAIQLELDPEEDAPVLDWFYDHQPLRDSRKYVNGSTYQRWQFTLPMMSTLYRLANQLLTDLVDDNYFYLFDLKAFFTSKALNMAIPGGPKFEPLVRDINLQDEDWNEFNDINKIIIRQPIRTEYKIAFPYLYNNLPHHVHLTWYHTPNVVFIKTEDPDLPAFYFDPLINPISHRHSVKSQEPLPDDDEEFELPEFVEPFLKDTPLYTDNTANGIALLWAPRPFNLRSGRTRRALDIPLVKNWYREHCPAGQPVKVRVSYQKLLKYYVLNALKHRPPKAQKKRYLFRSFKATKFFQSTKLDWVEVGLQVCRQGYNMLNLLIHRKNLNYLHLDYNFNLKPVKTLTTKERKKSRFGNAFHLCREVLRLTKLVVDSHVQYRLGNVDAFQLADGLQYIFAHVGQLTGMYRYKYKLMRQIRMCKDLKHLIYYRFNTGPVGKGPGCGFWAAGWRVWLFFMRGITPLLERWLGNLLARQFEGRHSKGVAKTVTKQRVESHFDLELRAAVMHDILDMMPEGIKQNKARTILQHLSEAWRCWKANIPWKVPGLPTPIENMILRYVKAKADWWTNTAHYNRERIRRGATVDKTVCKKNLGRLTRLYLKAEQERQHNYLKDGPYITAEEAVAVYTTTVHWLESRRFSPIPFPPLSYKHDTKLLILALERLKEAYSVKSRLNQSQREELGLIEQAYDNPHEALSRIKRHLLTQRAFKEVGIEFMDLYSHLVPVYDVEPLEKITDAYLDQYLWYEADKRRLFPPWIKPADTEPPPLLVYKWCQGINNLQDVWETSEGECNVMLESRFEKMYEKIDLTLLNRLLRLIVDHNIADYMTAKNNVVINYKDMNHTNSYGIIRGLQFASFIVQYYGLVMDLLVLGLHRASEMAGPPQMPNDFLSFQDIATEAAHPIRLFCRYIDRIHIFFRFTADEARDLIQRYLTEHPDPNNENIVGYNNKKCWPRDARMRLMKHDVNLGRAVFWDIKNRLPRSVTTVQWENSFVSVYSKDNPNLLFNMCGFECRILPKCRTSYEEFTHKDGVWNLQNEVTKERTAQCFLRVDDESMQRFHNRVRQILMASGSTTFTKVHTAVVFFVCLTSLSVLPSFALLSSQLCLVY